TTTGCTGCTTCAGCTAATCCTATTCCGCCAGCAATATTTGGGGTTCCAGCCTCGAATCTCCAAGGTAGATCATGCCATACAACATTATCTAGTGTAACATCCTTAATTGTGTCTCCACCAACCTTGAACGGCATCATTTCCTCTAAACGGTCCCTTCTACCCCATAATACACCGGTACCGGTTGGTCCAAGCATTTTGTGCCCGCTGAATCCTAGGAAATCTATACCCATATCTCTAACGTTTGTTGGTGTATGGGGGACGCTTTGTGCTCCATCAGCAACGACTATTGCGTCCACCTCGTGTGCTAGTTTCACAATTCTCTTTACATCATTTATTGTTCCAAGAACATTGCTCATAACTGGGAAAACAACTACACGTGTTTTATCAGAGATCTTGTTTTCTAAATCATTATAATCTAGATATCCATCACTAGTTATATCTACATATTTGATCCTTGCATTCTTCATTTTCGCAACGTTTCTCCAGGGAAGCATTGTGCTGTGGTGATCCATAATGGTCAATAATATTTCATCTCCTTCACGGAGATTCTTTAATCCCCAAGCATAAGCCACGATATTCATAGCATCTGTTGTATTATAACAAAATACTATTTCATCCCAGGAATAAGCATTGATAAACTTAGCAATGACTTCGTGTGCTTTCTCATATAGTTCGCTGGCTTCTTGGCTCAACGTGTGTAGTCCGCGATGAATATTAGCATTATATTTTGTATAGAATTCCACAATAGAATTTATAACTTGTATGGGTTTCTGAGTAGTTGCAGCATTATCAAAATATACTATTCTCCTACCCCTTATAGTTCTATTTAATATTGGAAAATCCTTCCTAATCTCCTCTACATTGATCAAGGCAGACACCGCTAAGTAATTATGAGATTATTCAAAAATAAACTATAACCTAATTATTTCAGGAATACAAGTTTTATGGAGAAAAATCTATTATCATAATATAATTATATATGAATATTGGTGATAGTTCTAATGTTTAAACTGAAAAATATACATGTTTTCAGGATCCCTTCTGGAGAAGAAATAGTTTCATATATTAATGAATATGCTGAAAAACACGGTATTGAAGCAGGAATGCTGAGCATTATTGGGTCGCTTGAAAACGTTGAGATAGGCTACTATGATCGTGGATTAAACAAATATGTAGCAAAAACTTTTCCGGGAACATATGAGCTTGTATCAGGAAATGGAAATATTAGTTTGAAAGAGGGAAAACCAATGGCTCACATACACGTAGTTATAGGTGATCGAAACTATAACGCTCACGCGGGCCACTTAGTAAAAGCAACTGTATATGTTGCTGAAGTAGTTATCTTAGAGTTTGAAGGCGATAAAAAACTTGTTCGAGAACATATGGGTGGGGATCTCTGGTTATGGAGAACCAGTGAAGAATAAGATTTCATGAACACATGTTTTTCCATAATATTATTTCTCCAATAAGTTCTTCAATACATAGTCAGCTAGAACTCTTCCCTGAGGTATCCAAGCATTTGTCTCAACAGCGTGTTCTACTATTTTATCCAATATATTTATTCTAGCCCCCCTACCAATGCATTGTGGATGCATAGTTATCGATACATATCCATGGTTTTGACTAGCATATTCTATTTCATCAATCCACATATCCAGCAGTTCTCTAGGTGTTAGGGTTCTATAGTATTCTAGGTAGGGCCAATCATCAAGTCTCCAATCCACCGGCAACTCTACGAGGAAGTGATTGTTTCTCTCAATAATGTATGGGTACTCATCATCCATTAAGCTACTATCATATTTAAATCCATGCTTGAATAGTAGGGATAATGTGTTCTTACTAAATCTCCAGTATGGAGCTCTGAAACCAATTGGCTTATGGTTTGTAAATGTCTCTATTGATTCAATCATTCTCTTAAACAATTGATCCTCATAGTATATGTCTTTGAACTCATCAAATCTCTCATGAATATATCCATGAGCAGCTATTTCGTGGCCATCATCGACTAGAACCTTTACTATTTGAGGATATGTTGCAGCAACCCATCCAGGAACAAAAAACGTTGTTTTTAAACCATACTTGTTTAAGACATTTAAAACCTTGCCCAGCCCCCTCCTAACACTGAATCTTCCCCTACTCAAAGCAACTGGGTCGCTTCCCCTATACTGCTCTGCTGAATCAACATCTAGGTCGAAGCTTAGAAATAATACATACTCGTATCCATTAGGAGGCTTAAACTCTACTTGTTGGCTCAACTCTTATGCATCTCCATAGGATTTCTCCTATTTAATCTATTAAGTTGTTTGATAACATAAATATTTTAGAAACGATAAAGCTGAAACATCTATGTGATCAATGATTTGATGTCTAGATAGGTGTGACTGTTCTTGGCAAGACTTGATCTTGAGAAGGAAATGGTGTTGGCACTAGTTGAGGCTGTTAGGCTTTCTGAGAGGATTAAGCCTAGCCAGGATGCTAAACGTAGAGCTTTTAGGAAGTATGGTATTTTGGGTTCTAAAAGGGATCCATTGGTTACTGCAGTATTTTATGGTGTTATGAAGAGGCTCGGTATTCTAGACCTGTATATTCGCAGCATTGTTGGTGTGAACCCATACATTATTGATCCATGGCTTAGAGCTGCTTTGAGGGTTTTGTTGGAGATTAAAGTTTACCGTGACCCCTCACGTAGAACGTTGAGGTATCTGCGCGGCTCTGTAGCTAAGTTGTTATCCTCTAAGACCCACCCATTTGTCGGCATGTACTATGCGAGAATATATGATAAAATAATAAATGAAAACTATGTGTTTAAACCTAGAAACGAGGACGAAGAATTACTGGTTAAATATATGCTTCCACCATGGTATGTTAGGAAAATAATAGGATTATTGGGGAATGTTGAGGCTGAGAAACTATTTAAAGCATTAGATAAGCAATTGCCGCTCTCTGTTAGAGTGAATACTTTAAAAACAGGTGTTGAAGAAGTATTGGAGATTCTTAGAAGAGAGGTTAAATGGGTTAGGAGATCAAGTATTGTATCAACAATAATCAAATTTCCCGGACCATATAATTTTGATAAATCAGATTTGTTTAGGAAAGGCTACATAGTTATACAGGAGGAAGCAGCTGCTGTTGCATCCCTAATACTAGACCCAAAACCTGGTATGACTGTTGTAGATATGGCGGCTGCTCCTGGAGGGAAGACCCAGCATATTGCGGAGCTAATGGGTAATGAGGGGGTTATTTATGCATTTGATGTTGATAAGAAAAGAATTGATAGGATGCAGGGTATTCTCCGCAGAACAGGTGTAAGGATCGCTAAAATATATAGGGAAGACTCGAGGAAAGCAC
This is a stretch of genomic DNA from Staphylothermus hellenicus DSM 12710. It encodes these proteins:
- a CDS encoding aminotransferase class V-fold PLP-dependent enzyme, with the translated sequence MINVEEIRKDFPILNRTIRGRRIVYFDNAATTQKPIQVINSIVEFYTKYNANIHRGLHTLSQEASELYEKAHEVIAKFINAYSWDEIVFCYNTTDAMNIVAYAWGLKNLREGDEILLTIMDHHSTMLPWRNVAKMKNARIKYVDITSDGYLDYNDLENKISDKTRVVVFPVMSNVLGTINDVKRIVKLAHEVDAIVVADGAQSVPHTPTNVRDMGIDFLGFSGHKMLGPTGTGVLWGRRDRLEEMMPFKVGGDTIKDVTLDNVVWHDLPWRFEAGTPNIAGGIGLAEAAKYLMKIGMENVRQHEKELVEYTLKRFEELGEEIIVYGPKNPLDRGGVIAFNIRDLHHHTVGKALDLFGIAVRTGMHCAHPLHYRLGLKGTVRASYYIYNTKEEIDYFIDSLNKIIQLKEALKNQPVEEVCTGT
- a CDS encoding PPC domain-containing DNA-binding protein, whose protein sequence is MFKLKNIHVFRIPSGEEIVSYINEYAEKHGIEAGMLSIIGSLENVEIGYYDRGLNKYVAKTFPGTYELVSGNGNISLKEGKPMAHIHVVIGDRNYNAHAGHLVKATVYVAEVVILEFEGDKKLVREHMGGDLWLWRTSEE
- a CDS encoding polysaccharide deacetylase family protein → MSQQVEFKPPNGYEYVLFLSFDLDVDSAEQYRGSDPVALSRGRFSVRRGLGKVLNVLNKYGLKTTFFVPGWVAATYPQIVKVLVDDGHEIAAHGYIHERFDEFKDIYYEDQLFKRMIESIETFTNHKPIGFRAPYWRFSKNTLSLLFKHGFKYDSSLMDDEYPYIIERNNHFLVELPVDWRLDDWPYLEYYRTLTPRELLDMWIDEIEYASQNHGYVSITMHPQCIGRGARINILDKIVEHAVETNAWIPQGRVLADYVLKNLLEK
- a CDS encoding RsmB/NOP family class I SAM-dependent RNA methyltransferase produces the protein MARLDLEKEMVLALVEAVRLSERIKPSQDAKRRAFRKYGILGSKRDPLVTAVFYGVMKRLGILDLYIRSIVGVNPYIIDPWLRAALRVLLEIKVYRDPSRRTLRYLRGSVAKLLSSKTHPFVGMYYARIYDKIINENYVFKPRNEDEELLVKYMLPPWYVRKIIGLLGNVEAEKLFKALDKQLPLSVRVNTLKTGVEEVLEILRREVKWVRRSSIVSTIIKFPGPYNFDKSDLFRKGYIVIQEEAAAVASLILDPKPGMTVVDMAAAPGGKTQHIAELMGNEGVIYAFDVDKKRIDRMQGILRRTGVRIAKIYREDSRKAPEILGEKIADRVLLDAPCSSDGTIMKNPDLRWRLREEKIAELQKLQYEMLEAGWKLLKPGGKLLYCTCSMLLEENEHIIEKFLRKHRDAEIIPLNKPYDPGFLPGTMRAWPHRHETIGFFYALLKKKSG